The proteins below are encoded in one region of Juglans microcarpa x Juglans regia isolate MS1-56 chromosome 4D, Jm3101_v1.0, whole genome shotgun sequence:
- the LOC121261188 gene encoding GTP-binding protein At2g22870: MVVLLQLPRFQPSLFLTRASPLCKTHFNFPPKFKIPIIKSTLSTASERTHSIEIPEEETHVQISLEKLFIPPETDISSDTSTLSLSSRILKGSNILLSKYARDAQIMQAEFIKSSVRTQDCPSDGLPEFALVGRSNVGKSSLLNSLVRRKRLALTSKKPGKTQCINHFRINDSWYLVDLPGYGYAAAPQELRIDWEKFTKDYFLNRPTLVSVFLLIDASIPAKKIDLEYASWLGENQIPMTLIFTKCDKRKKRKNGGRRPEEHVNDFQDLIRSFFQTAPPWIMTSSVTNQGRDEILLHMAQLRNYWLKH, from the exons ATGGTCGTGCTTCTTCAGCTTCCCAGATTCCAGCCGTCGCTCTTTCTGACAAGGGCATCACCTCTTTGCAAAACCCATTTCAACTTTCCGCCTAAATTCAAAATACCCATTATTAAATCCACCCTCTCAACGGCCTCTGAACGCACCCACAGTATCGAAATACCGGAGGAAGAGACCCACGTCCAAATTTCGCTTGAAAAACTCTTCATCCCTCCGGAAACAGACATCTCTTCCGATACTTCCACATTGAGTTTGAGTTCGAGAATCTTGAAGGGCTCGAATATTTTGCTGAGCAAGTACGCGAGGGACGCTCAGATTATGCAAGCCGAATTTATCAAAAGCAGTGTCAGGACCCAGGATTGCCCCTCCGATGGACTTCCCGAGTTTGCCCTTGTCGGCCGCTCCAACGTCGGCAAATCCTCGCTGCTCAACTCGCTTGTACGCCGCAAGCGCCTCGCTCTTACGTCCAAGAAACCTG GGAAGACTCAATGCATCAACCATTTTAGGATCAATGATAGCTGGTACCTCGTGGATCTGCCTGGATATGG GTATGCAGCTGCACCACAGGAACTTCGTATAGACTGGGAGAAGTTTACTAAAGACTATTTCCTGAACCGACCGACGCTAGTTTCTGTGTTTCTTCTCATAGATGCTAGCATTCCTGCCAAAAAAATCGATCTTGAGTATGCTAGTTGGCTGGGTGAGAATCAG aTTCCCATGACTCTGATCTTCACCAAATGTGACAAGCGCAAGAAGAGAAAGAATGGAGGTAGGAGGCCAGAAGAACATGTGAATGATTTTCAGGATTTGATACGAAGCTTCTTCCAGACAGCACCACCGTGGATTATGACTAGCAGTGTTACCAATCAAGGTCGCGATGAGATATTACTGCATATGGCTCAGCTCCGGAATTATTGGCTCAAGCACTAA